The region GGGCCAGTGACACGCTGTCGCTGGTCGATATTGCAAAGCTCGAGGTGGTCGCCACGATCCCTGCGGGAAAAGGTCCCTGGGGGGTCGCGCTCGCACCGTGAATGCTGCGCAGCATTCTTGGAGTGTGAGCGCGCGAATCCGGCGAATTGCCTAGTCCCAAAGTACAAGGACCCAAAGTCCAATTTCGCGGCCACCGGCGCCGCCGCATGCTTCCCCACAGTCGCAGGAATAGACGACACCAATAACCTCGAAGGGGGAAGGATGATGATCTCAAGGATCATGCTGCGCGGCACTGTCGCGCTGGGGGCACTCGCCATGACTGCTGCGCCGGCATTCGCCGGTACCGGCGAGACCCTGCTCAAGCGTCTTCATGAAAAGGGCATTCTGACAGACGAGGAATACAACGAGCTGCTTGCCGAAGAGCAGGCCGAGGCGCCTGCTGTGGCCAGTGCACCCGCAGCCAGCGGTGCTCCGGCGCCCGCCACCTTCGATCCCGATCGCATGGTGCGCATGACCGACAGTGGCATCGGCTTCGAGGTCGGCCCCGCGACGATCAAGTTCGGCGGCTCGGTCAACGGTTTCTACGTCCACGACAGCCCTGACACGCCCTCGGCGACGACCTCGGTGGTCGGCGGCATCGCCAGCGTGGGGACGCGCAATTCGAGCGCGGTGCGCAACGGCCTGCTGCCTGGCTATCTCACGGTCTCGGTCTCGACCCAGCAGCAGGGCTGGGACATCGGAGCGTTCTTCGGGCTCTATCCCGGCATCAACTCGGCGGCCTGGGGGGCGCTGGGTGCGAACAACGGTGGCCAGCCCACCGCGCTGGCGACCGCGGGCATCGATGCCCGCCAGACCTACATGACCTTCGGCAAGCCCAAGTTCGGCACGGTCAAGATCGGCCGCGACATCGGCCTGTTCGGCTCGGATGCGATCCTCAACGACATCACGCTGCTGTCCTCGGGTACGCCGGGCAACAACGTCGCGCCCAGCAACACGACGCTGGGCCGGATCGGTGTGGGCTACATCTACACCGACTTCCAGCCGCAGATCACCTATACCTCGCCCAAGCTCGGTGGCTTCCAGGCCAGTGCGGGCGTGTTCCAGCCGCTCGATTCGCTCACCGGCCCCGCGCAGGACAACGCCTCGCCCGGGTTCCAGGGCAAGGTCACGTACGATGCCACGATGGGCGGCGTGGCCGGGCATTTGTGGGTCTCGGGCATCACCCAGAGCCACGATATCCTCGGCGGCGGCGACTATACCGGCAAGGGCATCGACTTTGGCGGCAAGGTCACCGCAGGTCCGCTCGCGGTGACCGGCTACTACTATACCGCCAAGGGCCTCGGCACGACGGTGCTTGGCCTGTTCGATACCGACATCAACGGCAACCCGCGCTCGAGCGACGGTTTCTATGTCCAGGGCCTCGCGACCTTCGGCAAGTTCGCGGTGGGCGGTTCCTATGGCGAGAGCTCGCTCGACTACGCCAATGCCGCCGATGCCGCGGCCAACCCGGACCTGCTCAAGACCAATTCCAGCTACGTCGGACAGGTGCGCTACAACATGACCAGCTGGGTCACGCTGATCGGCGAATACATCCACTCCAAGTCGCGCGCCCACTCGGGCAACCAGGCTTCGAGCGATGCGCTCGCGCTCGGCGGAATCCTGTTCTTCTGACGTAGCCTTCACACTTCCCCTACCCCGGGGCGGGCGCGAGGAGCATACTCGCGCCCGCCCCGGGACCCGGGTGGCCGGTGCACTTGCGGCGGCCGCCAGACACAAAGGTCGCAGCCCATGAACTCCCTGCATGCCGGGCACGCCCCGGCAGGGTCGGTGGTCGCCCTCGGCGCGCTCGCCATGGCCCTTTCGCTCTCCATGACAGCACGGCCTGCCTGGGCCGACGAGGATGCCGCCGACGCCGAGTTCGGCCCTGCCGACGGCGTGATCGTCGTCACCGGCGGCGGTCTTGAGCAGACACCGGCAGCGCCAGTCTACTCGACCCGCGAGATCACGCGCGAGGCAATGGTCTCCGCGCCCTCAGGGCGTATCGAAGACGTGCTCTCGTCGATTGCGGGCTTCCAGCAGTACCGGCGCTCGGACAGCCGCTCATCCAACCCTTCGGCACAGGGCGTGACCCTGCGCGCACTAGGCGGCAATGCCACCAGCCGCGCGCTGGTGGTGCTCGACGGCGTGCCGATGGTCGATCCCTTCTTCGGCTATGTCCCGCTCTCAGCGCTCTCGCCCGACACTTTGCGCGCGGCGCGGGTGACGCGCGGCGGCGGCTCGGGCCCGTTCGGCGCGGGCGCGCTCTCGGGCACGATCGAGCTGGAGAGCGCCGATGCCGAGACGCTCGGCCTCGTCTCTGCCAGCCTGCTAGCCAACCAGCGCGGCGAGACCGAGGTGAGCGCGGCCATTGCGCCGCGCCTAGCCGGTGGCTTCGCAGTGCTCTCGGGGCGCTGGGACCGGGGCAAGGGGTTCTGGACCACGCCCGAGGACCAGCGCGCCCCGGCAAGCGTGCGCGCGGCTTACGAATCGTGGTCGCTGGGCCTGCGCAGCGTCACCCCGCTCTCCCCCGACGTCGAATTGCAGACGCGTGTGCTTGCCTATCGCGATGATCGCACCTTGCGCTTCGAGGGGGCGGACAGTGCCATCGAGGGGCAGGATGCCTCGATCCGTCTCGTCGGGCGCGGTCGCTGGCAATTCGATGCGCTGGCCTATTTGCAGGCGCGCGATTTCAGCAACGTCGTCGTCTCCTCGACCCGCTACGTGCCGGTGCTCGACCAGTATGCGACGCCCGCGACCGGGATCGGCGGCAAGTTCGAACTGCGTCCGCCGCTCGGCGATGCGCACGTGCTGCGCATGGGTGCCGACTGGCGGCGTTCCTCGGGCACGATGAAGGAGACCGCGCTGAGCGCGATGAGCGGGGCGGTCACCGCACGGCGCCGTGCGGGCGGCGACAACTCCGACCTCGGCCTGTTCATCGAGGACGACTGGCTGCTCGGCGCGCTGACCCTGACCGGCGGCCTGCGCGCGGACCGCTCGGTGATCGCCAATGGCTTCTACGAGGTGCGTTCGGCCGACGGCACGCTTACCGAGCGCAGCGACTACGCGGATCGTTCGGACTGGAGCCTGTCATGGCGCGGCGGCGCGCGGCTGGCGCTTGGCTCGGGAATAGCGCTGCGCGGTGCGGCCTATTCGGGGCTGCGACTGCCCACGCTCAACGAACTCTACCGGCCCTTCACCGTGTTCCCGGTGACCACGCTCGCCAATGCGCAGCTGCGCAACGAGCGCCTGAAGGGCTTCGAGGCCGGTCTGGAGCTGGTCCCGCTCGAAGGCGTGCAGCTGACCGCGACCGCCTTCGACAACCGTATCGAGAATGCCATCGCCAATGTCACCATAGCGACCAACCTGCGCCAGCGGCGCAATGTCGAAGAGATCCGTGCACGTGGCCTCGAACTGGGCGCGCACGCCGCGCGTGGCCCTCTCCGCCTCGACGGATCGCTCGCCTGGACCGATGCCGAAGTGCGTGACGGGGCGGCCTCTGCGCTTACCGGCATGCGCCCGGCGCAGACCCCTCGGCTCGCGGCCTCGCTGACGTTGGGACTGGTGCCCGCCGAAGGCTGGAACCTTTCTGCCACGCTGCGCCATGCGGGCGCGCAGTACGAGGACGATCTCCAGACGGACGTCGTGCCCGCCGCGACCACGCTCGACCTCTTCGCGCGCATCCCGCTCGTCGCCCGCGCCAGTCTCGTGCTGCGCTGCGAGAACCTGTTTGACGAAACGATCGTGACCCGCAATCAAGGAGGCTCGATCGACCTCGCGCAGCCGCGCACCGTCTGGGCGGGGCTGCGCTGGGGGATCTGAGACTTGGCGGGGGCACGGTAATGGCACGAGGGTTGAGCGAGGAACGGTACAACGCGGGCGCACGGGCGCTGCACTGGGCGATCGCCGTCCTGATCCTCGTGAACATCGCGCTGGGCCTGCTGCACGAACCGCTAGACGGCGTGGTCTCGCTGATGCCGGTGCACAAGGCGATCGGCATGAGCGTGCTCGCGCTCTCGGTGCTGCGCCTCGTCTGGCGCATGACCTGGACCGCGCCGCCTTATCCCGAGACGATGAGCGGGCTCGAAGTGCTCATGGCAAAGCTGGTCCATGTCGCGCTCTACCTGTTCATGCTGGCCATGCCGCTGACCGGCTGGATCATGGCTTCCTCGGGCAAGTACCCGCTGACCTGGTTCGGCCTGTTCGACCTGCCCAAGCTTTCCGTCACCAAGGGCAGCGCGCTCGTGGAACTGAGCGACGGGTTTCATTCGATCGGCGGGTGGCTCTTGCTGGCACTCGCGCTCGGCCATGCGGCTGCGGCGCTGCGCCATCACTTCGTGCTGCGCGATGGCGTGCTGCGTCGGATGCTGTGACGCCCGGATAGACCGCGCGGTCAAATTCGGCAGTTACCCGAGCGACAGACTTGGAGTGGTTAGCGGACATCACGTACGAGCGTGATTTGCGGTAGAAACGAAAGGCCTAGCGCAGCCTTGCCCAGACCACCCCGCGCGCCGTGAACCAGCGATAGCGAGTGCGGTCAGCGAGCGCCTCTTTTCTTACCCACGCATCTGCTTTGTTGGTCAGCATTTTCCGGGACAGGATTGCCAGCGCGAGAACCAGCAAGCCCCACCAGAAGCCGACAAAGATCATCACCGGGATAAAAGCGATCAGGCCGACGAAAAAGGTGAGCGGAAGGACGGTTGTCCAAATGCTCCGCGAAAGCTGGTAGCTC is a window of Novosphingobium aureum DNA encoding:
- a CDS encoding TonB-dependent receptor → MNSLHAGHAPAGSVVALGALAMALSLSMTARPAWADEDAADAEFGPADGVIVVTGGGLEQTPAAPVYSTREITREAMVSAPSGRIEDVLSSIAGFQQYRRSDSRSSNPSAQGVTLRALGGNATSRALVVLDGVPMVDPFFGYVPLSALSPDTLRAARVTRGGGSGPFGAGALSGTIELESADAETLGLVSASLLANQRGETEVSAAIAPRLAGGFAVLSGRWDRGKGFWTTPEDQRAPASVRAAYESWSLGLRSVTPLSPDVELQTRVLAYRDDRTLRFEGADSAIEGQDASIRLVGRGRWQFDALAYLQARDFSNVVVSSTRYVPVLDQYATPATGIGGKFELRPPLGDAHVLRMGADWRRSSGTMKETALSAMSGAVTARRRAGGDNSDLGLFIEDDWLLGALTLTGGLRADRSVIANGFYEVRSADGTLTERSDYADRSDWSLSWRGGARLALGSGIALRGAAYSGLRLPTLNELYRPFTVFPVTTLANAQLRNERLKGFEAGLELVPLEGVQLTATAFDNRIENAIANVTIATNLRQRRNVEEIRARGLELGAHAARGPLRLDGSLAWTDAEVRDGAASALTGMRPAQTPRLAASLTLGLVPAEGWNLSATLRHAGAQYEDDLQTDVVPAATTLDLFARIPLVARASLVLRCENLFDETIVTRNQGGSIDLAQPRTVWAGLRWGI
- a CDS encoding porin; this encodes MISRIMLRGTVALGALAMTAAPAFAGTGETLLKRLHEKGILTDEEYNELLAEEQAEAPAVASAPAASGAPAPATFDPDRMVRMTDSGIGFEVGPATIKFGGSVNGFYVHDSPDTPSATTSVVGGIASVGTRNSSAVRNGLLPGYLTVSVSTQQQGWDIGAFFGLYPGINSAAWGALGANNGGQPTALATAGIDARQTYMTFGKPKFGTVKIGRDIGLFGSDAILNDITLLSSGTPGNNVAPSNTTLGRIGVGYIYTDFQPQITYTSPKLGGFQASAGVFQPLDSLTGPAQDNASPGFQGKVTYDATMGGVAGHLWVSGITQSHDILGGGDYTGKGIDFGGKVTAGPLAVTGYYYTAKGLGTTVLGLFDTDINGNPRSSDGFYVQGLATFGKFAVGGSYGESSLDYANAADAAANPDLLKTNSSYVGQVRYNMTSWVTLIGEYIHSKSRAHSGNQASSDALALGGILFF
- a CDS encoding cytochrome b, with the translated sequence MARGLSEERYNAGARALHWAIAVLILVNIALGLLHEPLDGVVSLMPVHKAIGMSVLALSVLRLVWRMTWTAPPYPETMSGLEVLMAKLVHVALYLFMLAMPLTGWIMASSGKYPLTWFGLFDLPKLSVTKGSALVELSDGFHSIGGWLLLALALGHAAAALRHHFVLRDGVLRRML